The stretch of DNA CTTGAAATTCATCTGGGTATgcattatttgatttatttccATTCTTATCATTGTTACTACCTGTTCTTACAACCCAAAGAAAAGGCTTGTTAATGAGATCGAGCGCGAGCGCTAACTCTTTGAATTGGTTGGATTCCATAACTGCCAAGCTACCAAATGAAACATAGACAACagattgaggttgttgttgatccAACCATTCTAAGCAGGTTGTGTCTTCTTGCCAGAATGAAgagcttttgttgttgttgttgttgctgtcaTTAGTAGCTTCCATTAATGGACCAATTGGAAGGAATCTTGATGATATCTCAAGTGCACCAGGCTCAAGATCACAAGTGGTGTTGCAAAGCCACCaacttcccaacaacttcatTGTTTGTGTGTCTTCTGCCATGTGATGGAAAAAGTTCTTGCCAAGGCTACACCATGGCAAATTTGCTGTGTCCATCATAGGTGAATTTGGTAAGAGTTGAAATTCTTGTTTCCTTATTGGTAGTCCTGTAATGCCCGGaagcaaaattaagaaaaacttTATAGaagattttattaaaagttGAGTAGTCAAAGGTTAAAGTttcccaaaaaattttaaaatgggtATTTTAATAtccaacaaaattttattctctaaaattttcaagaattatttgtTGAAGTTGCTTTCAATCAAATTGTTAATATTTTAATCGAATAAATACGttcttaacaaattttattataagacaatcaaatataaaaatattattataagataAATTAGTTATGGGAGGACCAATTTTAAACACTTTTagaactaatttaaatatttatttaattttaagtagGTGGTTACTTCTATGAAAATGTTTTCACGTGAAAAACTGAAAATGATATTGTGAACTGTGAGATAATTTGACATCTCTAATAATTCATTCTATCTTCTTCATATCAAAatgtctttaaaaattaattaccttTTAGTTATACAAATTACTTAATAAGTAGATCCAATAGTATTTAACTGATGCAATTTAGAGAAGTAAAATCCATAAATGAAACTCATAATGGGTGAATCTCTTACCCGTTTGAGAGTCTATAATTCCTTGATCAATGAGGCTTTGGATGGAATAATATGAGGCCAATGAAGTTGCTGAGGCAGGCCAGAGAAATGACCCTTTAATCCCCAAATTGTTTCCAACTTCCAAGGCCCACCCAATGTTCTTGGAAACAAGAATACATCTGATCTTGTTCTCACCATTGTTGATGTCTTGTATGAGTTTGTGGAGCTTAGGAGGCATGGTGTTCCTCATTGACAAAATCACCTTTGGTTGGTCACTTCTATCATCTTCAGGGTCCAACCCATCTGGGAGTGTCACAAAGTTTATCATCTTTGATGATCCAACATCATCATCACTAGGAATCTTCACTCTCTTTTCGATGAATTCTGAGATCACAAAAGTGATTCTACAACCATGTTTGATTAAAACATAGGAGAACTGAAGAAGGGGATTCATGTGTCCTAGAATTGGATATGGCataacaagaaaatgtggattATTGCTCATTGTGTGTGAACAAGCTAAGAGGGATGGATGGATTACTATTGATGTTTTTGTTTGTGTTATGATTAACCTTAGATATAAAAATGTGCACTTTATACTACATTGGAGCTTCTTGATTTATTACCACGTGATTGTTTGTCGGATCAGTTGTGTTTAGTCAAACCGTGGGTCTCAAGAATTTGAACTACAATTATTATAGAATAAAAGAGTTTTGAGTACTTAAACTCTTATATTTTGTGTTGCTacaaattttatcaattttgaattttaatgtgtttattttattatcaaattgaGTTTTCTAGTTcataagtattttatttttatttttatttttgaagtgtttaaaatatttgatctgctaataatgataataataaaaacaaaaatactgttttttttttaaattgttggTCCCTTTATGATGAGGATAGGGTCACGCACCTCTGATaccaacaaaatataaattaaagtcTATACAATATATTATTGGACACTAAGGAGTTTAGTCAGATGAAAAAAATTCCTCACGGCATTGTACCTGTgtaactaaaaagaaaaaatgaatttggCTGCACCAAactcaaatttattattattattattattattattattattattgaaaaaatgaATTTGGCTACACCAATAATTTGTATTAtcttaaaataataatgttaGGAACTcgaaatgtctttttttttttaatcgtGTTATCctttgtaaaaataaataagagttggttAGATATGACTCATGTGATTAAACACTCAAATTGAAATTGGTTTTGATAGGTAGACAATGACTTTCgtaaacaatgtgaataataggTTCTAGAATTGATTCAATAAGGTAAAAAAACACTCCACCTCTAAATTATTTCATAAACCTTAACATTAGGATAATCATCTGTATACTTAGTAAATTAAACATCCAGCCATTGTTAACTGTGCATAAGTAAATATAATTATCTACATGCCTATTAAATTGAATATTCGACATatccattgttcacattgtttagtatttttattgtctacctatacttttctaACTGAAATAGCTAATTCTGTTTTATCCTCCATTTCTGATTCTCTCActctcttcatctcttcttcttgttgagctgAATTTCAACATGTTGCGTTGAGTTTCAACAATTTGTAGTAAGAGAAGTGTGTAACTCTGATCTTATTTTGAGAGTGACTATTCTGTAACTTTATTTGTAATAAGTATGTAACATTCCGAAATTCTCCCTCAACAAGTCAAGTTTGGCAGATAATGCTTTATTTTCTGTAATAACATTAACATGTGATTATCACTtagttattattcttttatggtCCAATTtgaatatcaaattaaaatgaatatttttatgtatagaaAAACAACTTCAGCCAAATGATGTGTTGTATGTTTTGTTTCcttatacatacatacattaGACAATAATATAATGTTGTGTTTCACCGTCGCTACAAGCAACTACTCATCATCATGTGAAAAACATTGTTTAAAAAGAAGCAGTGACCAGTGGCCACATTTGTCATCTAGCATCTAATTTCAAACTTGCTGATTGGACTTTGAAATAATTAATCTAGTTTAATAGATATGCAACAATCAAAAGATGTTTACCGTGTATAATATGTAATCCAAACTTTACGTGATTAGCACGAAATTAAAtggataatatttttaactttttctgCCTCAACTATAGCCACCAAAAATTCAACTTGGTTTAGTCGAGTGGTCAATTCATTCGTCTGTTTAAACAAGTGTCGAGGATTCGAATCTCATCTTGTGCATGTAGCAACTTATTGACTAGCGATACACCCTTAAATGAAACTCAAATTAcgaaacaaaattattattagtagaaaatAATATTGTAATTCTAATttgtcacttttttttttcattcaaatatCAAATAGGGTATATATTATCATCATTTTGCCCAATTGATAaacattttatgattttttgaagACTGGCCAGCTTCAACTAAGTTGTTCCTTATCACTTGCTTCAATTTCAAAGACCTTTCCTTTATGGTTTCATCTTGAAGCAATTGCTCAACCTTCTTCCTTATCTCTTCCTTTGATATGAATCCATTTTCATCTTTGTCTAGTCCAATTCCAACTTTCCACACCTCACAAATGTATGACTTGTTCCAAAATTGATCACTGGAAAATGGACAACACGAGAATGGAACACCACTGGACACACTTTCAATAACTGAATTCCAACCGCAATGACTTATGAAACAAGCAATTGCAGAGTGGTTCAGTACTTTTTTCTGTGGTGCCCAACTAACAATTTTACCTTTACTTCCATGAAATTCATTTGGGTATGTGTTATTTCCCTTGTTATCATCATTACTTGTTCTTACAACCCAAAGAAAAGGCTTGTCAATGAGATCAAGTGCAAGTGCTAATTCTTTGAGTTGGTTAGATTCCATAACTGCCAAGCTACCAAATGAAATATATACAACagattgaggttgttgttgatccAACCATTCTAAGCATGTTGTGTCCTCTTGCCAAAATGAAGaacttttgttgttgttgttgtcacTTTCAATCAATGGTCCAATTGGTAGGAACTTTGGTGATATGGAGAATGCTCCTGGCTCAAGATCATAGGCACTATTGCAAAGCCACCATTCTGCTAATTCCATATTATGCATCACATCTTGCACAATATTATCAAAGAAAATCTTACCTAGGCTAACCCATGGTAAATTTTTTGTGTCCATCATAGGCATATTTGGAGAAAGTTGAATTTCTTGTTTCTTGGTGGGGATTCCTTCaatggaaaaaggaaaaaaaaagccTATAAAGCTCTCATCACACATTTAATTTATGGTAATACAGAGACAATAATCTAAAGATAGTTTATTTAACTCAACATCtataattacatatttattacatttaatATTACTCAATTATTTCAGCAGTAACTAAAAAATGCAAAATAAGATAACTGAATATAGGCTATTTCAAACTGATTTTACagtaaatgaaaataaacttaGGATATGAAAAATGATAGGTAGAAGTTTAAATAAACACAAGTTATTTAGTAAAGAAAATTACTGTGACAAAAAGAAGTAAATATACTATTCTTACCATCTGAATCAATAGTTCCATCATGCATGAATCTTGGGATACAATAAACGGAGGCTGAAGTAGTTGCTGAGAATGGAAAGAGAAAAGCTCCTTTGATTCCCAATTTGTGAGCAACATGCAAGGCCCAACCCATACTAATTGTGACAACAATGCAAgtgattttattattaacatCCAAGGCATTGATATCTTCTATGAGCTTTGGAAGCAAAAGAGGCATGGATCTTTCCATAGAGACAAGCAATTTCACAATATCACTTCTATCATCTTCAGGGTCCAAACCATCTGGGAGAGTCACAAAATTTATGTTTGAACAACCTTTGAGGTTGTTGTCTTGTGCATAACCAGCAGCAATTTTAGCCCTTTTGTGGCTGAACTCAGTGTGTAGGAAAGTGACCTTGCAACCATGTTTGGTTAGAACATTAGAGAATTGTGTTAGGGGATTAATGTGTCCTAACACTGGAAATGGTATAGCAAGAAAGTGAGGGATTCCCATTTTGCAAATGAAAAATGTTGTgctgagagaaagagagaataaaTAAGTATATGCTATTGTTTTGAGTAGCTATATGATATTATGATGAATccattgtatatatatatgcaattaaaaattatgtattgCACAAAACATGGCCCTGAAAACAGGGGATTGGTCCAAAGACTCGAAGCACAAGACTTCttacttagaaatttttttataaaaattaatttaaaatagttgTCCTATGTCATCTAGCAACTAAGTTCAAATTGGTTATTTGGGAACATAGTTACATGATTTCACTAATTAAGTATTATACTGTGTATCAATTTGCATATTAATTTATCTGCCTATTAGAatgttatatatgtatattttttacataaaatattttacatatcgTGTATTGTATACTGTATATTCTTTTAGAGTCTAAACATATTACGTTACATATAATTATAACTATGTTTTAGATTAACTAAAAGaatgtttaatatatttttttgacaaGAAAAtgcttttgttaaaaataatacaagaaAATCACACAAAACCATATCTTAGTAGTGTTTAGTTCTAGATAATTTTGTGTTCAAAGATTCAAATATAatgaattttcaaattaaacaataatacACTGAAAACAAATCCAAATTAAGTTCCAAATTATTATACATATCATTGTATTACTATTTTGCCCAATTGAcaaatttttcaagattttttgAAGATTGGCCACCTTCACCTAGGTTTTTCCTAGTCACTTCCTTCAATTTTGAAGACCTTTCTCTTATGCCTTCATCACCAAGTAATTGCTCCACCTTCTTCCTTATCTCTTCTTTTGATATGA from Arachis duranensis cultivar V14167 chromosome 4, aradu.V14167.gnm2.J7QH, whole genome shotgun sequence encodes:
- the LOC107486650 gene encoding UDP-glycosyltransferase 83A1 isoform X2, with translation MSNNPHFLVMPYPILGHMNPLLQFSYVLIKHGCRITFVISEFIEKRVKIPSDDDVGSSKMINFVTLPDGLDPEDDRSDQPKVILSMRNTMPPKLHKLIQDINNGENKIRCILVSKNIGWALEVGNNLGIKGSFLWPASATSLASYYSIQSLIDQGIIDSQTGLPIRKQEFQLLPNSPMMDTANLPWCSLGKNFFHHMAEDTQTMKLLGSWWLCNTTCDLEPGALEISSRFLPIGPLMEATNDSNNNNNKSSSFWQEDTTCLEWLDQQQPQSVVYVSFGSLAVMESNQFKELALALDLINKPFLWVVRTGSNNDKNGNKSNNAYPDEFQGSKGKIVGWCPQKKVLNHPAIACFVSHCGWNSTVEGVCSGVPFLCWPHFSDQFVNKAYICDFWKVGLGVEKDDDENGLVLRGEIKKKVEELVGDEEIKARSLKLKEVTLNNLVEGGRSSKNLDKFINWAKDY
- the LOC107486648 gene encoding UDP-glycosyltransferase 83A1-like; protein product: MGIPHFLAIPFPVLGHINPLTQFSNVLTKHGCKVTFLHTEFSHKRAKIAAGYAQDNNLKGCSNINFVTLPDGLDPEDDRSDIVKLLVSMERSMPLLLPKLIEDINALDVNNKITCIVVTISMGWALHVAHKLGIKGAFLFPFSATTSASVYCIPRFMHDGTIDSDGIPTKKQEIQLSPNMPMMDTKNLPWVSLGKIFFDNIVQDVMHNMELAEWWLCNSAYDLEPGAFSISPKFLPIGPLIESDNNNNKSSSFWQEDTTCLEWLDQQQPQSVVYISFGSLAVMESNQLKELALALDLIDKPFLWVVRTSNDDNKGNNTYPNEFHGSKGKIVSWAPQKKVLNHSAIACFISHCGWNSVIESVSSGVPFSCCPFSSDQFWNKSYICEVWKVGIGLDKDENGFISKEEIRKKVEQLLQDETIKERSLKLKQVIRNNLVEAGQSSKNHKMFINWAK